In Triticum urartu cultivar G1812 chromosome 6, Tu2.1, whole genome shotgun sequence, the following proteins share a genomic window:
- the LOC125514238 gene encoding myb-related protein Zm1-like, whose amino-acid sequence MGRGRAPCCAKVGLNRGSWTPQEDMRLIAYIQKHGHANWRALPRQAGLLRCGKSCRLRWINYLRPDLRRGNFTAEEEATVIKLHALLGNKWSKIAACLPGRTDNEIKNVWNTHLKKKASEQKPGVGGSKGEPADGDPDTPVPSLSSASSSMTTSEGSNGGAGEQCGTSNEPETMDVPSPLELELEPVMDILGMLADAPTEALATAAPMPTSSCSSSSPTTCAGGGGGVEELLELPDIDMDADIWSIIDDDVARLQQGDATVPCTTKASPEEEGNEWWLADLEKELGLWGPTEESQPQAGPHDQIGYPGQDMEMVMSSSYPQSRSDHEASNSE is encoded by the exons ATGGGGCGAGGCAGGGCACCGTGCTGCGCCAAGGTCGGGCTCAACAGGGGCTCCTGGACGCCGCAGGAGGACATGCGCCTCATCGCCTACATCCAGAAGCACGGCCACGCCAACTGGCGCGCCCTCCCGAGGCAGGCCGGCCTGCTCCGCTGCGGGAAGAGCTGCCGGCTCCGGTGGATCAACTACCTGCGCCCCGACCTCAGGCGCGGCAACTTCACCGCCGAGGAGGAGGCCACCGTCATCAAGCTGCACGCCTTGCTCGGCAACAA GTGGTCCAAGATCGCGGCGTGCCTGCCCGGGAGGACGGACAACGAGATCAAGAACGTCTGGAACACGCACCTGAAGAAGAAGGCGTCGGAGCAGAAGCCAGGCGTCGGCGGGAGCAAGGGCGAGCCGGCCGACGGAGACCCCGACACGCCCGTCCCCTCGTTGTCTTCGGCGTCCTCGTCGATGACGACAAGCGAGGGGTCCAACGGCGGCGCCGGGGAGCAGTGCGGCACGAGCAACGAGCCCGAAACGATGGACGTACCGTCGCCTCTCGAGCTGGAGCTCGAGCCGGTCATGGACATCCTGGGCATGCTGGCCGACGCGCCCACGGAGGCGCTCGCGACGGCGGCGCCAATGCCAACGTCTTCGTGCTCGTCGTCCTCCCCGACGACGTGCgccgggggcggcggcggggtggaggAGCTGCTCGAGCTGCCGGACATCGACATGGACGCCGACATCTGGAGCATCATCGATGACGATGTCGCGCGCCTACAACAAGGCGATGCAACAGTGCCATGTACGACCAAGGCCAGCCCGGAGGAGGAGGGAAACGAGTGGTGGTTGGCGGATTTGGAGAAGGAACTCGGCCTGTGGGGGCCCACGGAGGAATCCCAGCCCCAGGCGGGCCCACACGACCAGATAGGCTACCCGGGCCAGGACATGGAAATGGTGATGTCCTCCTCCTACCCGCAGTCCAGATCGGATCATGAGGCGTCCAATTCTGAATAG
- the LOC125514239 gene encoding uncharacterized protein LOC125514239 isoform X2 has translation MLKALPARFLVVSPEPGGRRRRPRRRSLRPISSALMTNPAYFEVGRLLGSYGFMNITSYSSSQSGGLPNDIGNQDLSLGYSPEEIERLRVQDVGEGEVKIRLYEGRVVQGPLKGTQTVFKVYPGAIAGASEANLMALNELRTHAFLQSNARDICENIQFLLGAFETATGEQWLAFRDDGRYSAADYAKITSERQLKERPNFWNPYDRAYKLELRRYFVLRLLNGAMCGLVHMHNHDRLHQSLGPSSVVLNTVAEKNGYYLLPQLRDLAFSVDIGYSSVGVGALSDGLWRRASAAGASTPLEKRAFGVADDIGSWRTLSVLTFTLQESIAWKMINCRKL, from the exons ATGCTGAAGGCTCTTCCCGCGCGCTTCCTCGTCGTCTCGCCGGAGCCCGGGGGGCGGCGCCGGAGGCCTCGTCGACGATCCCTACGGCCGATTTCGTCGGCGCTGATGACCAACCCCGCGTACTTCGAGGTGGGCAGATTATTGGGTAGCTATGGCTTCATGAACATCACAAG CTATTCATCTTCTCAGTCTGGAGGGCTTCCAAACGATATTGGTAATCAAGACCTTAGTCTTGGATATTCACCAGAAGAGATTGAGCGATTAAGAGTCCAAGAtgttggagaaggagaagtgaAAATTAG ACTCTATGAGGGAAGAGTGGTGCAAGGTCCATTGAAGGGCACACAGACTGTATTTAAG GTATACCCTGGAGCTATTGCTGGTGCTTCTGAAGCTAATTTGATGGCATTGAATGAGCTGAGGACTCATGCTTTTCTTCAG AGTAATGCAAGGGATATCTGTGAGAACATTCAGTTTCTGTTAGGAGCCTTTGAGACAGCTACTGGAGAGCAG TGGCTTGCTTTCCGTGACGATGGGAGATACAGTGCTGCAGACTATGCAAAAATAACCAGTGAAAGGCAGTTGAAGGAACGGCCTAATTTTTGGAATCCCTATGATCGTGCATACAAATTGGAACTGAGGAGATATTTTGTCCTTAGGCTGCTTAATGGAGCTATGTGTGGCCTTGTCCACATGCACAATCATGATAGACTGCACCAAAGCCTTGGCCCCTCTTCTGTTGTTCTCAA CACCGTTGCAGAGAAAAATGGATACTATTTACTTCCACAGCTCCGTGATTTGGCATTTTCTGTAGATATTGG GTATTCGTCTGTGGGGGTTGGAGCGTTGTCAGATGGTCTTTGGCGTCGAGCATCTGCTGCTGGAGCATCAACTCCTTTGGAGAAGCGAGCTTTTGGAGTAGCTGATGACAT AGGCTCTTGGAGAACACTTTCCGTCTTGACATTTACGCTGCAAGAGA GTATTGCCTGGAAGATGATAAATTGTCGGAAGCTGTAA
- the LOC125514239 gene encoding uncharacterized protein LOC125514239 isoform X1, whose translation MLKALPARFLVVSPEPGGRRRRPRRRSLRPISSALMTNPAYFEVGRLLGSYGFMNITSYSSSQSGGLPNDIGNQDLSLGYSPEEIERLRVQDVGEGEVKIRLYEGRVVQGPLKGTQTVFKVYPGAIAGASEANLMALNELRTHAFLQSNARDICENIQFLLGAFETATGEQWLAFRDDGRYSAADYAKITSERQLKERPNFWNPYDRAYKLELRRYFVLRLLNGAMCGLVHMHNHDRLHQSLGPSSVVLNTVAEKNGYYLLPQLRDLAFSVDIGYSSVGVGALSDGLWRRASAAGASTPLEKRAFGVADDIYGAGLLIAYMAFIPFCEAGIMDGISLQRLLENTFRLDIYAAREYCLEDDKLSEAVNFLDLGDGAGWELLQAMLNPDYRKRPIAEAVLNHRFITGALL comes from the exons ATGCTGAAGGCTCTTCCCGCGCGCTTCCTCGTCGTCTCGCCGGAGCCCGGGGGGCGGCGCCGGAGGCCTCGTCGACGATCCCTACGGCCGATTTCGTCGGCGCTGATGACCAACCCCGCGTACTTCGAGGTGGGCAGATTATTGGGTAGCTATGGCTTCATGAACATCACAAG CTATTCATCTTCTCAGTCTGGAGGGCTTCCAAACGATATTGGTAATCAAGACCTTAGTCTTGGATATTCACCAGAAGAGATTGAGCGATTAAGAGTCCAAGAtgttggagaaggagaagtgaAAATTAG ACTCTATGAGGGAAGAGTGGTGCAAGGTCCATTGAAGGGCACACAGACTGTATTTAAG GTATACCCTGGAGCTATTGCTGGTGCTTCTGAAGCTAATTTGATGGCATTGAATGAGCTGAGGACTCATGCTTTTCTTCAG AGTAATGCAAGGGATATCTGTGAGAACATTCAGTTTCTGTTAGGAGCCTTTGAGACAGCTACTGGAGAGCAG TGGCTTGCTTTCCGTGACGATGGGAGATACAGTGCTGCAGACTATGCAAAAATAACCAGTGAAAGGCAGTTGAAGGAACGGCCTAATTTTTGGAATCCCTATGATCGTGCATACAAATTGGAACTGAGGAGATATTTTGTCCTTAGGCTGCTTAATGGAGCTATGTGTGGCCTTGTCCACATGCACAATCATGATAGACTGCACCAAAGCCTTGGCCCCTCTTCTGTTGTTCTCAA CACCGTTGCAGAGAAAAATGGATACTATTTACTTCCACAGCTCCGTGATTTGGCATTTTCTGTAGATATTGG GTATTCGTCTGTGGGGGTTGGAGCGTTGTCAGATGGTCTTTGGCGTCGAGCATCTGCTGCTGGAGCATCAACTCCTTTGGAGAAGCGAGCTTTTGGAGTAGCTGATGACAT ATATGGAGCTGGGTTGCTTATTGCATACATGGCATTTATTCCGTTTTGTGAAGCAGGCATTATGGATGGCATTTCCTTGCAG AGGCTCTTGGAGAACACTTTCCGTCTTGACATTTACGCTGCAAGAGA GTATTGCCTGGAAGATGATAAATTGTCGGAAGCTGTAAACTTTCTAGATTTAGGTGATGGTGCCGGCTGGGAGTTGCTGCAG GCAATGCTTAATCCGGATTACCGTAAACGACCAATTGCTGAGGCTGTACTGAACCATAGGTTTATTACAGGGGCTCTATTATAG